In a genomic window of Drosophila takahashii strain IR98-3 E-12201 chromosome 3L, DtakHiC1v2, whole genome shotgun sequence:
- the AstC-R1 gene encoding somatostatin receptor type 2 has product MFTWLVMGILQAVGGDLTSDSFVNTTNWYNTNESLYTTELNHRWISGGSTVQPEEPVYSTELPTYQHCIATRNSFADLFTVVLYGFVCIIGLFGNTLVIYVVLRFSKMQTVTNIYILNLAVADECFLIGIPFLLYTMRICSWRFGEFMCKAYMVSTSITSFTSSIFLLIMSADRYIAVCHPISSPRYRTLHIAKIVSAIAWSTSAVLMLPVILYASTVEQEDGINYSCNIMWPDAYKKHSGTTFILYTFFLGFATPLCFILSFYYLVIRKLQSVGPKQATKSKEKRRAHRKVTRLVLTVISVYIFCWLPHWISQVALIHSNPAQRDLSRLEILIFLLLGALVYSNSAVNPILYAFLSENFRKSFFKAFTCMNKQDINAQLQVEPSVFTKQGSRKRGGSKRRQSTNPQMPPLLPLNAGNNNSSTTTSSTTTAEKTGTTGTQKSCNSNGKVTAPPENLIICLSEQQEAFCTTARRGSGAVQQTDL; this is encoded by the exons TGACCTCCGATTCATTTGTGAACACCACAAATTGGTATAATACCAACGAGAGCCTGTACACCACGGAACTGAACCATAGATGGATTAGTGGTGGCTCCACCGTTCAGCCGGAGGAGCCTGTTTACAGCACCGAACTGCCCACCTATCAGCATTGCATAGCCACCCGGAACTCCTTTGCCGATTTGTTCACGGTGGTGCTCTATGGATTCGTTTGCATTATCGGATTATTCGGCAACACCCTGGTGATCTATGTGGTGCTGCGCTTCTCCAAAATGCAAACGGTCACGAATATATACATCCTGAATTTGGCGGTGGCGGATGAGTGCTTCCTGATTGGCATACCCTTTTTGCTATATACGATGAGAATCTGCAGCTGGCGCTTTGGGGAGTTCATGTGCAAGGCCTATATGGTCAGCACTTCGATCACCTCCTTCACCTCGTCGATCTTCCTGCTCATCATGTCCGCGGACCGCTATATAGCGGTGTGCCACCCGATTTCCTCGCCTCGGTATCGAACCCTGCACATCGCCAAGATAGTGTCGGCGATCGCCTGGTCCACTTCGGCGGTCCTCATGCTGCCGGTGATTCTGTATGCCAGCACTGTGGAACAGGAGGATGGCATCAACTACTCTTGCAACATCATGTGGCCAGATGCCTACAAGAAGCACTCGGGCACCACCTTTATTCTCTACACATTTTTCCTGGGCTTCGCCACGCCCCTGTGCTTCATCCTGAGTTTCTACTACTTGGTTATAAGGAAGCTGCAGTCGGTGGGCCCCAAGCAGGCCACCAAGTCCAAGGAGAAGAGGAGGGCTCATCGGAAAGTTACTCGACTGGTTCTTACG GTAATTAGCGTGTACATTTTCTGTTGGCTTCCACACTGGATTTCGCAG GTGGCCTTGATTCACTCGAATCCCGCCCAGAGGGACCTGTCCCGGCTGGAGATACTCATCTTTCTGCTTTTGGGCGCCCTGGTTTACTCAAATTCGGCAGTGAATCCCATACTCTACGCGTTTCTGAGTGAGAACTTCCGGAAAAGCTTCTTCAAGGCCTTCACCTGCATGAATAAGCAGGATATTAACGCTCAGCTGCAGGTGGAACCCAGTGTTTTCACCAAGCAGGGCAGCAGAAAGAGGGGTGGTTCCAAGCGCCGGCAGTCCACCAATCCACAGATGCCTCCCCTGCTGCCATTAAATGCTGGCAACAACAATTCATCGACCACCACATCCTCGACCACGACGGCGGAAAAAACCGGAACCACAGGGACGCAGAAATCCTGTAATTCCAATGGCAAAGTGACGGCTCCGCCGGAGAATTTGATTATTTGTTTGAGCGAACAGCAGGAGGCCTTTTGCACCACCGCCAGGAGGGGATCCGGTGCAGTGCAGCAAACCGATTTGTAA